Proteins found in one Synechococcus sp. LA31 genomic segment:
- the cobW gene encoding cobalamin biosynthesis protein CobW has product MNASTQRLPVTVVTGFLGAGKSTLLRELLRNSGLRLAVLVNEFGEVGIDGDLIRSCGFCPEEELEGRVVELANGCLCCTVQDEFLPTMQTLLERADQLDGIVVETSGLALPVPLVQAFGWPEIRTRTRVSGVVTVVDGEALAAGSVVGDPAALEAQRQADPNLDHLSDIEELFKDQLEAADLVLLSRADVLEPVQIDGLRERLSSLVRSGVSVIPMQRGEVPAALLLGLERSEPAELDHHHHDHDHDHDHDHDHDHHDHSHVAMQSAVVRWQGDVERGRLETQLLNQIQAQGLLRLKGRAWLPGKRHPLQIQAVGPRLECWFDSQAPAERPEHNGVELVALGLAVDGPALEQALRS; this is encoded by the coding sequence ATGAACGCATCCACTCAACGCCTGCCGGTCACCGTGGTGACCGGTTTTCTTGGTGCTGGTAAATCCACCCTGTTGCGTGAGCTGTTGCGCAACAGCGGGCTGCGCCTGGCGGTGCTTGTTAACGAGTTCGGCGAGGTCGGCATCGATGGCGACCTAATTCGCAGCTGCGGGTTCTGTCCCGAGGAGGAGCTTGAGGGCCGCGTCGTGGAACTGGCCAACGGCTGCCTCTGCTGCACCGTGCAGGATGAATTTCTGCCCACCATGCAAACCCTGCTGGAGCGGGCTGATCAACTTGACGGCATCGTGGTGGAAACCAGCGGACTTGCTCTGCCGGTTCCTTTGGTGCAGGCCTTTGGCTGGCCCGAGATTCGCACCCGTACCCGCGTGAGCGGGGTGGTGACCGTGGTGGATGGCGAAGCCCTGGCCGCTGGCAGCGTGGTGGGTGATCCGGCAGCCCTGGAGGCCCAGCGCCAGGCTGATCCCAATCTTGATCACCTCAGCGACATCGAAGAGCTCTTTAAGGATCAGCTGGAGGCGGCGGATCTGGTGTTGCTCAGCCGCGCTGATGTGCTTGAGCCGGTGCAGATCGATGGGCTTCGCGAGCGCCTCAGCTCCCTGGTCCGCTCGGGGGTTTCGGTGATTCCGATGCAACGCGGTGAGGTGCCAGCGGCTCTGCTGCTGGGCCTTGAGCGCAGCGAGCCGGCGGAGCTTGACCACCATCATCACGACCACGACCACGACCACGACCACGACCACGACCACGACCACCACGACCACAGCCATGTGGCGATGCAATCGGCAGTCGTGCGTTGGCAGGGAGATGTGGAGCGTGGTCGCCTCGAAACCCAACTGCTCAACCAGATCCAGGCTCAGGGTTTGCTTCGCTTGAAGGGGCGTGCCTGGTTGCCCGGTAAACGCCACCCGCTGCAGATTCAGGCGGTGGGTCCAAGGCTGGAGTGTTGGTTTGATTCCCAGGCCCCCGCTGAACGGCCCGAGCACAACGGCGTGGAACTGGTGGCCCTTGGCCTGGCCGTCGACGGCCCCGCTTTGGAGCAAGCGCTGCGGAGCTGA
- the ilvD gene encoding dihydroxy-acid dehydratase: protein MLRSAAITQGIQRSPNRAMLRAVGFGDGDFSKPIIGIANGYSTITPCNLGLNDLARRAEEAAHTAGAMPQMFGTITVSDGISMGTEGMKYSLVSREVIADSIETAVNGQSMDALLAIGGCDKNMPGAMLAMARMNIPSIFVYGGTIKPGKLGACDLTVVSAFEAVGQYSGGRIDEQELTAIEKNACPGAGSCGGMFTANTMSAAFETMGLSLPYSSTMAAEDPEKADSAARSAEVLAEAIKANILPRDLMTREAFENAISVIMAVGGSTNSVLHLLAVARTANVALSIDDFEEIRQRVPVICDLKPSGRYVTVDLHQAGGIPQVMKLLLDAGLLHGECKTIEGKTLKQVLADVPSVPPAGQDVIRPLSNPLYAKGHLAILKGNLAEEGAVAKISGVKNPVITGPARVFESEETCLAAILDKQINPGDVVVVRQEGPVGGPGMREMLSPTAAIVGQGLLDSVALITDGRFSGGSFGLVVGHVAPEAAVGGTIGLVQEGDSITVDANQLLIQLNVSKEELSQRRAAWTKPEPRYRTGVLGKYARLVSSSSKGAVTDQVELTANR, encoded by the coding sequence ATGCTCCGCTCCGCCGCGATCACCCAGGGCATCCAGCGCTCCCCCAACCGCGCCATGCTTCGGGCGGTGGGCTTCGGCGATGGCGACTTCAGCAAGCCAATCATCGGCATCGCCAACGGCTACAGCACGATCACACCCTGCAACCTGGGCCTGAACGATCTGGCCCGCCGCGCCGAGGAGGCCGCCCATACGGCGGGCGCGATGCCGCAGATGTTCGGCACCATCACGGTGAGCGATGGCATCTCGATGGGCACCGAGGGGATGAAGTACTCCCTGGTGAGCCGTGAGGTGATCGCCGACTCCATCGAAACCGCCGTAAACGGCCAGAGCATGGATGCGCTGCTGGCCATCGGCGGCTGCGACAAGAACATGCCCGGCGCCATGCTCGCCATGGCCCGCATGAACATCCCCTCGATCTTTGTGTACGGGGGCACGATCAAGCCAGGCAAGCTCGGCGCCTGCGATCTCACCGTGGTGAGCGCCTTTGAGGCGGTGGGTCAGTACAGCGGCGGCCGCATCGATGAGCAGGAGCTCACTGCGATCGAAAAGAATGCCTGCCCGGGTGCTGGCAGCTGCGGTGGCATGTTCACCGCCAACACGATGAGTGCGGCGTTCGAAACCATGGGCCTGAGCCTGCCCTACAGCTCCACCATGGCGGCTGAAGATCCCGAGAAGGCTGATAGTGCCGCCCGCAGTGCGGAGGTGCTGGCTGAGGCGATCAAGGCCAACATTCTTCCTCGCGACCTGATGACGCGCGAGGCGTTTGAAAACGCCATCAGCGTGATCATGGCCGTGGGCGGCTCCACCAACTCGGTGCTGCACCTCCTCGCCGTGGCCCGCACCGCCAACGTGGCTCTCTCGATTGACGACTTCGAAGAGATCCGCCAGCGGGTGCCCGTGATCTGCGACCTCAAGCCCAGTGGCCGCTACGTGACCGTGGATCTCCACCAGGCCGGTGGCATCCCCCAGGTGATGAAACTCCTCCTCGATGCCGGCCTGCTCCACGGCGAGTGCAAAACCATCGAAGGCAAGACCCTCAAGCAGGTGCTCGCCGATGTGCCCTCTGTTCCGCCCGCTGGGCAGGACGTAATCCGCCCCCTGAGCAATCCGCTCTATGCCAAAGGCCACCTGGCGATCCTCAAGGGCAACCTGGCTGAAGAGGGCGCTGTGGCCAAGATCAGCGGTGTGAAAAACCCCGTGATCACCGGCCCGGCGCGCGTGTTCGAGAGCGAGGAAACCTGCCTGGCCGCCATCCTCGACAAGCAAATCAACCCTGGCGATGTGGTGGTGGTGCGCCAGGAGGGGCCCGTTGGCGGCCCCGGTATGCGTGAAATGCTCAGCCCCACCGCCGCCATCGTGGGCCAGGGCCTACTGGATTCCGTGGCGCTGATCACCGATGGCCGCTTCTCCGGTGGTTCCTTCGGCCTGGTGGTGGGTCATGTGGCACCGGAGGCCGCCGTGGGCGGCACCATCGGTTTGGTGCAGGAGGGCGACAGCATCACGGTGGATGCCAATCAGCTGCTAATCCAGCTCAACGTGAGCAAGGAGGAGCTTTCCCAACGCCGCGCAGCCTGGACCAAGCCCGAACCCCGCTACCGCACCGGTGTGCTCGGTAAATACGCCCGCCTGGTGAGCTCCAGCAGCAAGGGTGCGGTGACCGATCAGGTTGAGCTCACGGCCAACCGCTAA
- the upp gene encoding uracil phosphoribosyltransferase, with the protein MSKSLRVVVPPHPLIGHWLTLLRDRETPQALFNTAMAELGRWLTYEALRDWIPYQRVQVQTPLAATEGTVVDGSVPMLAIPHLRSGLALWEGARPVVPSAAVAHIGLNQGSCWFNGLPDEIPERAGVLVFTPQVASGTNLLQLLEQLEQLGVSGMRLRVITALAASPGLKRLGERYDDLTLYTGCIDAELDTEQRILPGFGDAEQRLYGLGQMNFVG; encoded by the coding sequence ATGAGCAAGTCCCTGCGCGTGGTGGTACCGCCACATCCCCTGATCGGCCACTGGCTCACCCTGCTGCGAGACCGGGAAACACCCCAGGCTCTGTTCAACACCGCCATGGCGGAACTGGGGCGCTGGCTCACCTACGAAGCCCTGCGCGACTGGATTCCGTATCAAAGGGTGCAGGTGCAGACACCGTTGGCGGCCACGGAAGGCACGGTTGTGGATGGGTCTGTACCAATGCTCGCCATTCCGCATCTGCGCTCCGGCCTGGCCCTTTGGGAGGGAGCCAGACCAGTGGTTCCCAGTGCCGCCGTGGCCCATATCGGCCTCAACCAGGGCAGTTGTTGGTTCAACGGCCTGCCGGACGAGATTCCGGAGCGGGCCGGTGTGCTTGTGTTCACGCCGCAAGTGGCAAGCGGCACGAACTTGCTTCAACTACTCGAGCAGCTGGAGCAGCTGGGCGTGAGTGGCATGCGGCTGCGGGTGATCACGGCCCTCGCCGCCAGCCCGGGGCTCAAGCGCCTCGGCGAGCGTTACGACGACCTCACGCTCTACACCGGATGCATCGATGCCGAGCTCGATACGGAGCAGCGGATCTTGCCGGGGTTTGGTGACGCCGAACAACGGCTCTATGGCCTTGGCCAGATGAACTTCGTAGGCTGA
- a CDS encoding CIA30 family protein has product MLAPLLIASGDGFAGWQALNDTIMGGRSQGSVQAGSGGLLMQAFVEPEGGGFVSCRSPVFDPPLDLSAYGALELELDGDGRRYKLALACRDGVAGLTELIPGGLRWVAEFSTRPGGTSTVVIPFNRLTPSVRATPVGLPVRFDPSGVIRLQILHSKFGDMGGRNPGFRPGELELLIRSIHAVV; this is encoded by the coding sequence ATGCTCGCTCCACTGCTCATCGCCAGTGGCGATGGCTTCGCCGGCTGGCAGGCCCTCAATGACACGATCATGGGAGGCCGTAGCCAGGGGTCGGTGCAAGCCGGCTCTGGCGGACTGCTGATGCAGGCGTTCGTAGAGCCGGAAGGCGGAGGCTTTGTGAGCTGCCGTTCGCCTGTGTTTGATCCACCCCTGGATCTGTCGGCCTATGGCGCTCTGGAATTGGAGCTCGATGGCGATGGTCGGCGCTACAAACTGGCGTTGGCGTGCCGCGATGGCGTGGCTGGGCTAACGGAGTTGATTCCTGGTGGTCTTCGCTGGGTGGCTGAGTTCTCAACGCGGCCGGGTGGCACCTCCACCGTGGTGATCCCGTTCAATCGGCTCACGCCCAGCGTTCGTGCCACACCGGTGGGGCTGCCGGTGCGCTTTGATCCATCTGGTGTAATCCGGCTGCAGATCCTGCATTCCAAATTCGGCGACATGGGTGGCCGCAACCCTGGCTTCCGGCCAGGCGAGCTCGAGCTGCTGATCCGATCGATTCACGCGGTGGTTTGA
- the purQ gene encoding phosphoribosylformylglycinamidine synthase subunit PurQ, giving the protein MTLGVVVFPGSNCDRDVQWAAEGCLGIKTRFLWHEERDLSGLDAVVIPGGFSYGDYLRCGAIARFAPVLQEVAAFAQQGGKVLGICNGFQVLTEMGLLPGALTRNQKLHFICEPTDLRVEPGTCSWLQGYSGGEVVNFPVAHGEGRYQADPQLLKQLEDGGQVVLRYCQNPNGSVGDVAGLSNAQGNVLGLMPHPERACDPATGGVDGRRLLSSLIG; this is encoded by the coding sequence ATGACCCTTGGTGTTGTGGTGTTTCCCGGTTCCAATTGCGACCGGGACGTGCAGTGGGCGGCTGAGGGCTGCCTGGGGATCAAAACCCGCTTCCTGTGGCATGAGGAGAGGGATCTCAGCGGTTTGGATGCCGTTGTGATTCCCGGGGGCTTCAGCTACGGCGACTATCTCCGTTGTGGCGCGATTGCCCGCTTTGCACCGGTGCTGCAGGAAGTAGCCGCCTTCGCACAGCAGGGAGGCAAGGTTCTCGGTATCTGTAATGGCTTCCAGGTGCTCACGGAGATGGGATTGCTTCCTGGTGCCCTCACCCGTAATCAGAAGCTGCACTTCATCTGCGAGCCCACTGATCTGCGCGTAGAGCCTGGAACCTGCTCTTGGCTGCAGGGCTATAGCGGCGGTGAGGTGGTGAATTTCCCAGTTGCCCACGGTGAAGGGCGCTATCAGGCGGATCCTCAGCTGCTAAAGCAGCTCGAGGATGGCGGTCAGGTTGTGCTGCGCTACTGCCAAAACCCCAATGGCTCCGTGGGAGATGTGGCTGGTCTCAGCAACGCCCAGGGCAATGTGCTGGGACTGATGCCCCACCCTGAGCGCGCCTGCGATCCCGCCACCGGTGGCGTGGATGGCCGTCGTTTGTTGTCCAGTTTGATCGGTTGA
- a CDS encoding glucose-1-phosphate adenylyltransferase — protein sequence MKRVLAIILGGGAGTRLYPLTKMRAKPAVPLAGKYRLIDIPISNCINSGINKMYVLTQFNSASLNRHLTQSYNLSAGFGQGFVEVLAAQQTPESPSWFEGTADAVRKYQWLFQEWDVDHYLILSGDQLYRMDYSTFVDHHINSGADVSIGALPVDAPQAEAFGLMHTNEHGRIREFREKPKGEALKDMWVDTSRLGLSAEEALKRPYLASMGIYVFSRETLFDLLAKNPTATDFGKELIPESLKRGDHLQSFLFDDYWEDIGTIGAFYEANLALTDQPNPAFSFYDEQFPIYTRPRYLPPSKLLDAQVTQSIIGEGSMLKACSIHHCVLGVRTRVEDEAVLQDTLVMGSDFFESSEERAVLRERGGIPLGVGRGTTVKRAILDKNVRIGRDVTIVNKDRVEESDRPELGFYIRNGIVVVVKNATIADGSVI from the coding sequence ATGAAGCGCGTTCTGGCGATCATTCTCGGAGGCGGAGCCGGCACACGCCTGTATCCCCTCACCAAGATGCGCGCCAAGCCTGCTGTGCCTCTGGCTGGCAAGTACCGCCTCATCGATATTCCGATCAGCAATTGCATCAACTCCGGCATCAACAAGATGTACGTGTTGACGCAGTTCAACAGCGCGTCGCTGAATCGTCACCTCACCCAGAGCTACAACCTCTCTGCAGGTTTCGGACAGGGCTTCGTGGAGGTGCTCGCTGCCCAGCAGACCCCGGAGAGCCCCAGTTGGTTTGAGGGCACGGCTGATGCGGTGCGCAAATACCAGTGGCTCTTTCAGGAGTGGGACGTGGACCACTACCTGATTCTCTCCGGTGACCAGCTCTACCGGATGGACTACAGCACCTTCGTGGATCACCACATCAACAGCGGTGCTGATGTGAGCATTGGGGCCCTGCCCGTCGACGCCCCTCAGGCGGAGGCCTTCGGCCTGATGCACACCAATGAGCACGGCCGTATCCGGGAGTTCCGCGAGAAGCCCAAGGGTGAGGCTCTCAAGGATATGTGGGTGGACACCTCACGCCTGGGCCTTTCTGCCGAGGAGGCCCTGAAGCGCCCCTACCTGGCCTCGATGGGGATCTATGTGTTCAGCCGTGAGACGCTGTTTGACCTCCTGGCCAAGAACCCCACCGCCACAGACTTTGGCAAGGAATTGATCCCAGAGTCGCTGAAGCGCGGCGACCACCTGCAGAGCTTCCTCTTCGACGACTACTGGGAAGATATCGGCACGATCGGCGCCTTCTATGAAGCCAATTTGGCACTCACCGATCAACCCAACCCGGCATTCTCGTTTTACGACGAACAGTTTCCGATCTACACACGCCCCCGCTACTTGCCCCCCAGCAAGCTGCTCGATGCTCAGGTCACCCAATCGATCATCGGCGAGGGTTCGATGCTTAAGGCCTGCAGCATTCACCACTGTGTGCTTGGCGTACGAACCCGCGTCGAAGACGAGGCTGTGCTCCAAGACACCCTGGTGATGGGCAGCGATTTCTTCGAATCCAGCGAAGAGAGGGCTGTGCTGCGGGAGCGTGGTGGCATTCCTCTCGGCGTTGGCCGAGGTACCACGGTGAAGCGTGCCATCCTCGACAAAAACGTGCGCATCGGGCGCGACGTAACGATCGTGAATAAGGACCGCGTCGAGGAATCCGATCGGCCTGAGCTCGGGTTCTATATCCGCAACGGCATCGTGGTGGTTGTCAAGAACGCCACCATCGCCGATGGCTCGGTGATCTAA
- the pgl gene encoding 6-phosphogluconolactonase, producing MTPSPTSYTLEVASDASQLARVCAERIASLLDLALDQRDRAHLALSGGTTPAAAYRVLNQEHLPWNRVDVVLGDERWVPPTDPASNARMLRDTLMAPGGPGADACFHPVPTELENPAASVDAFERYVRGLCPGDPPMFDVMLLGLGDDGHTASLFPGTPATEERTRLVTIGAGKGLERISLTAPVLSAARQVIFLVSGAAKRQALQRLLDPGEQPQRTPAKLVQPQAPVLVLADTEAAQGL from the coding sequence ATGACCCCATCTCCAACCAGCTACACGCTCGAGGTGGCCAGCGATGCCAGCCAGCTGGCACGGGTGTGCGCCGAGCGCATCGCCTCATTGCTTGACCTGGCACTCGATCAGCGGGATCGAGCCCATTTGGCCCTTTCAGGCGGCACCACTCCGGCAGCTGCCTATCGGGTGCTCAACCAGGAGCATCTTCCCTGGAACCGGGTGGATGTTGTGCTCGGTGATGAGCGCTGGGTGCCTCCCACCGACCCCGCCAGCAATGCCCGGATGCTGCGGGACACACTCATGGCCCCCGGTGGCCCTGGCGCGGATGCGTGTTTTCACCCTGTGCCAACCGAGTTGGAGAACCCAGCGGCGTCGGTGGATGCGTTTGAGCGGTACGTGCGCGGGCTCTGCCCCGGCGATCCACCCATGTTCGATGTGATGTTGCTCGGTCTCGGTGACGATGGCCATACGGCCTCGTTATTCCCGGGCACCCCCGCCACCGAAGAGCGCACTCGCCTGGTCACGATTGGTGCTGGCAAGGGTCTGGAGCGCATCAGCCTCACAGCACCGGTGTTGAGCGCCGCCCGGCAGGTGATTTTCCTGGTGAGTGGGGCTGCCAAGCGACAGGCGCTGCAGCGCCTACTGGATCCAGGGGAGCAACCGCAGCGCACACCCGCCAAGCTGGTGCAACCGCAGGCACCCGTGTTGGTGCTAGCGGACACCGAAGCAGCCCAAGGACTCTGA
- a CDS encoding LD-carboxypeptidase gives MHAGLGFSAATAGIAWAAQPTGPQPPPLRPGSRIAALAPGTWLDPEDPLLEQLSRRCAAQGWQLIQPPQLRQRWRWFAGTDQARGAALRDAWRDPAVDALFYVGAGWGSARVLEMGWRFPDRPRWCVGFSDCSTLLLAQWAAGSLGGVHAWFGGNELQWQRLVALLQQQTVAPLQGEPAVTGSAEGPLVVSNLTIATSLIGSRWLPDLKGVILVLEDTGEAPYRIDRQLTQWRSSGLLHGVAGIGLGRFSWAEDDVLPGDFAMEEILLERLAPLGVPLVRDLPVGHGRPNLALPLGRRARLDGGTGRLTLLDL, from the coding sequence TTGCACGCGGGCCTCGGTTTCAGCGCTGCGACCGCTGGAATCGCCTGGGCTGCGCAGCCCACCGGGCCGCAGCCCCCGCCACTTCGGCCCGGCAGTCGCATCGCTGCCTTAGCGCCTGGTACGTGGCTTGATCCTGAAGATCCACTGCTCGAACAGCTGAGCCGTCGTTGTGCTGCCCAGGGGTGGCAGCTGATTCAGCCCCCCCAGCTCAGGCAACGCTGGCGTTGGTTTGCCGGCACGGATCAGGCACGCGGCGCTGCCCTACGCGACGCCTGGCGTGATCCTGCGGTCGACGCGTTGTTTTATGTGGGAGCGGGTTGGGGCAGTGCCCGCGTGTTGGAGATGGGGTGGCGTTTCCCTGATCGCCCCCGCTGGTGTGTGGGATTTTCCGACTGCTCCACCTTGCTGTTAGCGCAATGGGCAGCGGGCAGCCTGGGTGGTGTGCACGCCTGGTTTGGCGGCAACGAGCTGCAGTGGCAGCGCCTCGTTGCCCTGTTGCAGCAGCAAACTGTGGCCCCACTACAAGGCGAGCCAGCGGTGACGGGCAGCGCGGAGGGCCCGTTGGTGGTGAGCAATCTCACCATTGCCACCAGCCTGATCGGCAGCCGCTGGCTACCCGATCTCAAAGGCGTGATTTTGGTATTGGAAGACACCGGAGAGGCGCCGTACCGGATTGATCGGCAGCTCACCCAGTGGCGCAGCTCCGGTTTGCTCCACGGGGTGGCAGGCATCGGCCTCGGCCGCTTCAGCTGGGCAGAAGATGACGTGCTGCCCGGGGACTTCGCGATGGAGGAGATCCTGCTGGAGCGGCTGGCACCGCTTGGTGTGCCATTGGTGCGGGATTTGCCTGTGGGCCATGGCCGGCCAAATCTGGCTTTGCCCTTAGGCCGCCGGGCGAGGCTTGATGGGGGCACGGGGCGGCTCACCCTGCTTGATCTCTGA
- a CDS encoding pentapeptide repeat-containing protein, which produces MRVALALVLPLVLWSQSAAAITAPELRGQRSVQDLQPDMHGRNLQQQEFLKANLEGFDLSDTDLRGAVFNTTNLEGANLHAANLEDAVAFATRFDQADLTDAVLRNAMLMNSKFTGAAIDGADFTDAVLDLPQQKALCGRASGTNASTGVATRDSLNCR; this is translated from the coding sequence ATGCGGGTGGCACTGGCCTTGGTGCTGCCCTTGGTGCTGTGGAGTCAAAGCGCTGCAGCGATCACAGCGCCTGAACTGCGCGGGCAGCGCAGCGTTCAGGATCTGCAGCCCGACATGCACGGCCGCAACCTGCAGCAGCAAGAATTTCTCAAGGCCAACCTTGAAGGGTTCGACCTCAGCGACACGGATCTACGCGGTGCAGTGTTCAACACGACCAACCTTGAGGGAGCCAACTTGCACGCGGCCAACCTCGAAGATGCCGTGGCCTTCGCAACGCGTTTTGATCAGGCTGATCTCACCGATGCGGTGCTGCGCAACGCCATGTTGATGAACAGCAAGTTCACCGGTGCCGCCATCGATGGGGCCGATTTCACTGACGCTGTGCTCGACCTCCCCCAGCAGAAGGCCCTCTGCGGCCGTGCCAGTGGCACCAACGCGAGCACCGGAGTGGCAACGCGCGACAGCCTCAATTGCCGTTGA
- the purS gene encoding phosphoribosylformylglycinamidine synthase subunit PurS: MPLFSARVLVSLRPSVLDPAGEATRAAAARLGVGGVSKLRIGKAVEVELEAADAKSAREQLELLSDRLLANPVIENWTLELKDDTSAGA, from the coding sequence GTGCCGCTCTTCTCCGCTCGCGTGTTGGTTTCTCTCCGGCCGTCGGTGCTCGACCCTGCCGGGGAGGCCACCCGAGCTGCGGCAGCACGGCTGGGTGTTGGGGGCGTGAGCAAGCTCCGTATCGGCAAGGCGGTGGAGGTGGAGCTGGAAGCCGCCGATGCCAAGAGCGCCCGTGAGCAGCTCGAACTGTTGAGCGACCGGTTGCTGGCCAACCCCGTGATCGAGAACTGGACCCTCGAACTCAAGGACGACACCAGCGCAGGAGCCTGA
- the gndA gene encoding NADP-dependent phosphogluconate dehydrogenase: protein MDKAHFGLIGLGVMGENLVLNAERNGFSSVVYNRTYAKTEDFLKGRGAGKQIIGATTLDDFISKLQRPRRILMMIKAGDPIDAMIEQISPLLEEGDLLIDGGNSLYTDTERRVAQLESKSFGYIGMGVSGGAKGALEGPSMMPGGTKAAYDAIESLVRKMAAQVDDGPCVTYIGPGGAGHFVKTVHNGIEYGIEQILAEAYDLMKRSAGMNGEAMADVLKQWNDTEELSSFLVEITEICLRTKDPADGSDLVEKIVDAAGQKGTGLWTVVSALEMGVSVPTIYAALNARVVSSMRAERLASEALLPPPASRAIDLGSPSDAMAPLMDACVLACIASYAQGMALLQEASKLHNYNLDMSAIGQIWKGGCIIRARLLQRIQNAYTAKSDLANLMVDPWFADQIQRRIAGLRQVVAGAAQAGIPVPCLSSSLDYIDSYFTGRLPQNLVQAMRDCFGSHTYERVDQPGGFHTEWM from the coding sequence ATGGACAAGGCCCACTTTGGCCTGATCGGCCTCGGTGTGATGGGCGAGAACCTTGTGCTCAATGCTGAGCGCAACGGCTTCTCCAGCGTGGTGTACAACCGCACCTACGCCAAAACCGAGGATTTCCTCAAGGGGCGTGGCGCCGGCAAACAGATCATCGGCGCCACCACACTGGACGACTTCATCAGCAAGCTGCAGCGTCCGCGCCGCATCCTGATGATGATCAAGGCGGGCGACCCGATCGACGCCATGATCGAGCAGATTTCGCCCCTGCTCGAAGAGGGCGATCTGCTGATCGACGGCGGCAACTCCCTCTACACCGACACAGAACGCCGCGTCGCTCAGCTGGAGAGCAAGAGCTTCGGCTACATCGGTATGGGGGTTTCAGGCGGTGCTAAGGGCGCCTTGGAGGGCCCGAGCATGATGCCGGGGGGCACCAAGGCCGCCTACGACGCCATCGAAAGCCTGGTGCGCAAGATGGCCGCCCAGGTCGACGATGGCCCCTGCGTGACCTACATCGGCCCTGGCGGTGCCGGTCACTTTGTGAAGACCGTGCACAACGGCATTGAATACGGGATCGAGCAGATCCTGGCCGAGGCCTATGACCTGATGAAGCGCAGCGCCGGCATGAACGGTGAAGCGATGGCCGATGTGCTGAAGCAGTGGAACGACACCGAGGAGCTGTCGTCGTTCCTGGTGGAGATCACCGAGATCTGTTTGCGCACCAAGGATCCAGCCGATGGTTCTGATCTGGTGGAGAAGATCGTGGATGCGGCGGGCCAGAAGGGCACCGGCCTGTGGACCGTGGTCAGCGCGCTGGAGATGGGAGTGTCCGTGCCCACGATCTACGCGGCCCTGAATGCCCGGGTGGTGAGCTCGATGCGGGCTGAACGCTTGGCCTCCGAAGCGTTGTTGCCGCCGCCCGCCTCGCGTGCCATCGACCTGGGGAGCCCATCCGACGCGATGGCACCGCTGATGGATGCCTGCGTGCTTGCCTGCATCGCCAGCTATGCCCAGGGCATGGCGCTGTTGCAGGAGGCCTCCAAGCTGCACAACTACAACCTCGACATGTCGGCCATTGGCCAGATCTGGAAAGGGGGCTGCATCATTCGCGCCCGCCTGTTGCAGCGCATCCAGAACGCCTACACGGCTAAGTCTGATCTTGCCAATCTGATGGTGGACCCCTGGTTCGCCGATCAGATCCAACGCCGCATCGCCGGGTTGCGCCAAGTGGTGGCCGGTGCCGCTCAGGCGGGCATTCCCGTGCCGTGTCTGAGCAGCTCCCTCGATTACATCGACAGCTACTTCACCGGTCGGTTGCCCCAGAATCTGGTGCAGGCGATGCGCGATTGCTTCGGCTCCCACACTTATGAGCGCGTGGATCAGCCCGGCGGTTTCCACACCGAGTGGATGTGA
- a CDS encoding HupE/UreJ family protein: MFQRLIPAGAGLALLLASPALAHHPMQIMHLEPSALTGLMSGLAHPLLGPDHLIFLIALALVGVQRSGRWMISLLAVGLAGTALGLALPGLPGAELLVSLTLVVEGLVVAGRLPTMFLVPAFALHGYVLSSTVIGWESTPVATYLLGLLLSQGALLLLALWGLRQSVDRITASTRTLLAGGLIGLGAAFSWTALVG; the protein is encoded by the coding sequence ATGTTTCAACGCCTCATCCCGGCCGGTGCCGGTTTGGCTCTCCTGCTGGCCTCTCCCGCCCTGGCGCACCATCCGATGCAGATCATGCATCTCGAGCCAAGTGCCCTTACCGGATTGATGAGCGGGTTAGCCCACCCACTGCTGGGCCCGGATCATCTGATTTTTCTGATCGCCCTCGCCCTAGTGGGAGTGCAGCGCTCCGGCCGATGGATGATCAGCCTGTTGGCGGTGGGCTTGGCGGGTACGGCCCTCGGGCTTGCGTTGCCAGGGCTGCCTGGGGCGGAACTGCTGGTATCACTCACGCTGGTGGTCGAAGGTCTTGTGGTGGCCGGGCGACTACCCACCATGTTTCTGGTGCCAGCCTTTGCGCTGCATGGCTATGTGCTCAGCAGTACTGTCATCGGCTGGGAAAGCACCCCGGTTGCCACGTATTTGCTCGGGCTGCTGCTAAGCCAAGGCGCACTGCTGCTGTTGGCGCTTTGGGGCCTGCGGCAATCCGTTGACCGCATCACGGCAAGCACTCGCACGTTGTTGGCCGGTGGTCTGATTGGCCTTGGCGCCGCCTTCAGCTGGACCGCGTTGGTCGGCTGA